The genomic segment GATTTAAGATTAAACAATCTATAAATATCACTTGAAATAAATTCTAATTTACTAGCTGTTATAATAATTTTTTCAAGATTTTTTATTCTACCTAAACCCTGTGGTAATTTTGAAATATTATTGTCTGCTATTTCTAAAGTTTTTAATTTATAAAGTGAAGAAAATTTAGTAAACAAAGTTCCGTAATCAATGTTTCTACAGTTTTTAAGCACCAGCGTTTCAAGGCTGTCAAGTCGATTCAACCTTCTTGTACAATCATTAAAATCGGAATAACTAAGGTCAAGAAATTTTATAGTTTGCAAGAGAGTCAATTCATCAGGAATTTTTTTCATTCCTCTTATTTTTACAATCTTCAAGGATTTAATTGAAGATAATATCTCAAAAACATTTTTATAATTCAAATTTGTATTAAAAGAAAGATCAATCGTTTTTAAACTTTCCAAATATATTAATTCATCCGGAAGAAAAATGAGATTATTGTTTGCCACAAGCAATTTCTCCAAATGACGTAGCTCCCTAATTTCTTTAGGCAAATGATTAAGTTTGTTTGAACTGATGTTCAATATCTTTAATGATTTTAACAATTCAATTTGATAAGGAATATATAAGAGCTGACACGAACTTATATCAAGCTTTTCAAGACTTTTGACCTTTGATAAAATTCTAAATAACTCTATGGATAAAATTCCTGTATTATAACTGACATTCAGATATTTTAACTTTTTTAAACTTGAAAGACTGTCGGGTAGCTTAATAAAATTATTATGAGAAATATTTAAAACTTCAAGATTTTTAAATTTTTCAATACCTATTGGCAGTAATCTTAGGTTTTTATAACTAAGGTCTAATTTATAAACGCTATCAGGTAATTTTAAGGCATCTTCAAAATTATAAAAAGTATTTGACTTTTGTGCAGAAAGAATATTACTGCAAAACAAAAATATCAGACTAATTAAAAGAAGTCTTTTCATAAAATACTTTATTATCTTCTACAAACGAACTGTTTAATTTTTTATTCTACGATTGTGGCATATTTCAATTTCTGCCATACATCAAAAACTATACGAAAGTAATTAGTTCAATAATTTCAAAGAAAATAAGTATTCCACAATTTCAATTTTAGAACATTTAAATAAAAAAAACTGCTATCAAATAACAAAACTGAATAATAAAAATTATGTGCAATATGTAAGTGTTTCTTAGAAAGTCTGGTAGCTTGAATATTGTTTTTGTTTTTGTCTTCGTCTTCGCCTTTCGTCTTCGCCTTAACCTTCGCCTTAACCTTTCCCTTCGCCTTAGCCTTAACCTTAGCCTTCGCTCGCCTTCGGCAAACGTTAGCGGAGAGTGAGGGATTCGAACCCCCGTTCCAAATTACTTTAGAAAATGGTTTTCGAGACCACCGCATTCAACCACTCTGCCAACTCTCCTAAAAATAAATCATAATCAAGGGCTTAAGTTAAGGACTTATTATGAAATAAGCTAATCTTAAAACTTATACATATTATCGTCTATAATTTTATCAGCAATTCGTTTTCTGGCTTCCTTAACATTTACAGGAGCAAGCTTTGTAAAAATCTCTAATGCTTTGGTAAGCTTTTCATTATCTTCATTACCTTCCATAGAGTTGATAGCATCAGCACCTGCTTTTCTAATTATTGAGGCAGAGTCATAAACAAATACATCTAAAATATCTTTGTAAATAGAAATCTCTTTTTCACCTTTCATCTTTTCAAGTTTTTCAACTCTCAGCATAGTTGATTCTGATGCATAAAGTGGAATCATCATATCAGATAGATTTTGCATTATCTGCTGTTCAGAAGATAATTTTCGTTTGAAAAACTTATACGAAGCTGTAATAAGCATCAATGTTGCCTTTTTAAAGTTTTTAATAAAGAAAAGTTTTTCTTCAAAATAACCTTCAGTTGCTTTTTCTTCAGAAACATTGTCAATATTTTGAATTATTTCATCTGCTTTTTCTAGTAAATCGAATTTTCCTTTTTGAGAATCCTTGATAGCAGTATCAATAATAATCATACGATTTATTTCGTTTGTACCTTCAAAAATCCTATTGATACGAGAATCCCTATAAGCTTTTTCGACATGCATCTCTGAAGAGAATCCCATTCCACCGCATATCTGCATAGATTCATCAACAACATAATCAAGAGCTTCAGAACCTAAAACTTTTGTAAGTGCACATTCTACTGCAAATTGTGCCGATGCTTCTACTATTGCTATTCCTTTTTCCTCTCCCTTAGCAACAATTTCATCAATTTTATTTTCAATATCTTTACTTGCCCTATAAACAGCAGATTCAGTTGTAAATACTTTAATAACCTGTTCGGCTAATTTATATTTTATAGCTCCAAAATTAGAAATTAACTGCCCGAATTGTTTCCTTTCATTAGAATAAATAACGGCATGCTCAATGTTGCTTTTCATAAAGCCCACTACATTTACACCCAATTTTAATCTTCCAATATGTAAAATGTTTAGGGCAATTCTAAAACCACTACCTCTTTTTCCAAGAAGGTTTTCAACAGGAAC from the Bacteroidota bacterium genome contains:
- a CDS encoding acyl-CoA dehydrogenase family protein, which translates into the protein MEETKITTGGEFLVKDAQANDIFIPEDANEEQKMIVQTVKDFLEAEIYPNFDKIDAQEEGLMKSLLKKSGELGLLGISVPEEYEGFDQSFVTSMLTNEAIGSGFSFSVAFMAHTGIGTLPILYYGNEEQRQKYVPPLATGEKLAAYCLTEPGAGSDANSGRTKAVLSEDGKYYILNGQKMWITNGGFADVLTVFAKIDNDRILSAFIVDSDLEGITMNPEEKKMGIKGSSTRQIFFNDVKVPVENLLGKRGSGFRIALNILHIGRLKLGVNVVGFMKSNIEHAVIYSNERKQFGQLISNFGAIKYKLAEQVIKVFTTESAVYRASKDIENKIDEIVAKGEEKGIAIVEASAQFAVECALTKVLGSEALDYVVDESMQICGGMGFSSEMHVEKAYRDSRINRIFEGTNEINRMIIIDTAIKDSQKGKFDLLEKADEIIQNIDNVSEEKATEGYFEEKLFFIKNFKKATLMLITASYKFFKRKLSSEQQIMQNLSDMMIPLYASESTMLRVEKLEKMKGEKEISIYKDILDVFVYDSASIIRKAGADAINSMEGNEDNEKLTKALEIFTKLAPVNVKEARKRIADKIIDDNMYKF